Proteins encoded together in one Marinobacter salsuginis window:
- a CDS encoding MalY/PatB family protein, with translation MSSPFDHPVRREHTCSVKFDARKAVFGTEDVIPVWVADMDFAAPEAVTQALAERAKHPVYGYTLFPDSLYQSMIDWFASRHAWEIQREWILMAPGVVPSINAACMAYAGPGEGVIIQPPVYPPFFSSVRHSGRVVIENPLVPEDPDTGDTGHYRMDLDHLEQCAARPDARILLLCSPHNPVGRVWSEEELGAVLDIARRHQLVVVSDEIHCDLTFPDKPRHTMLANLAGPDDALVTAVAPSKSFNMPGLGLSALVIPDADRRKAMKTVFESMHLPQCNPFSIAGFEAGYRHGGPWLDDLMVYLQANRDYVVEAVGQRLPGIRVSAPEGTYLMWLDCRELGLDDAGLKRFFVRQAGVGMNPGISFGDPGSGFMRLNIGCPRSVLEEVVGRIEAAL, from the coding sequence GTGTCCAGCCCGTTTGATCACCCCGTTCGCCGGGAACATACCTGTTCCGTCAAATTTGATGCCCGCAAGGCGGTATTTGGCACCGAGGATGTGATTCCGGTCTGGGTAGCCGATATGGATTTCGCGGCACCGGAGGCTGTCACCCAGGCGTTGGCGGAGAGGGCCAAACATCCGGTCTATGGCTACACGCTGTTTCCGGACAGTCTATACCAGTCGATGATTGACTGGTTCGCCAGTCGCCATGCCTGGGAAATCCAGCGAGAGTGGATACTGATGGCGCCCGGCGTGGTGCCCTCGATCAACGCGGCCTGCATGGCTTACGCCGGGCCCGGTGAGGGGGTCATCATCCAGCCCCCGGTCTACCCGCCGTTTTTCAGTTCGGTGCGGCACAGTGGCCGGGTGGTGATCGAGAACCCGCTGGTGCCGGAAGATCCGGATACCGGAGATACGGGTCATTACCGCATGGATCTGGATCACCTGGAGCAGTGTGCGGCCCGCCCCGATGCCCGAATTCTGCTGCTGTGTTCGCCCCATAACCCGGTTGGCCGGGTCTGGTCGGAGGAGGAACTGGGGGCGGTTCTCGATATAGCGCGACGACACCAGCTGGTGGTGGTGTCCGACGAGATCCATTGCGACCTGACGTTCCCTGATAAACCTCGCCACACGATGCTGGCCAACCTGGCAGGCCCTGACGACGCACTGGTCACGGCAGTCGCACCCAGCAAGAGTTTCAATATGCCCGGATTGGGGCTGTCAGCCCTTGTGATCCCCGATGCGGACCGACGCAAGGCGATGAAGACAGTGTTCGAGTCCATGCATCTGCCCCAGTGCAATCCGTTCAGTATTGCCGGGTTCGAGGCCGGCTATCGCCACGGCGGCCCGTGGCTGGACGACCTGATGGTCTATTTGCAGGCAAACCGGGACTATGTGGTGGAGGCTGTTGGTCAGCGACTGCCTGGCATTCGCGTATCCGCTCCCGAGGGTACCTACCTCATGTGGCTGGATTGTCGCGAGCTGGGCCTGGACGATGCGGGCCTGAAACGCTTTTTCGTCCGGCAAGCCGGGGTGGGCATGAACCCCGGAATCTCCTTCGGCGACCCGGGCAGCGGCTTTATGCGCCTGAATATCGGCTGCCCGCGGTCGGTTCTGGAAGAGGTTGTCGGCCGGATAGAAGCGGCTCTCTGA
- a CDS encoding carbohydrate-binding protein, protein MIRSIPGNAHSFFCLVLVLLAAGLSLPAAAEPCDPEESKWVPSRYYPAGSAVFHKGNWYESRELHQGLEPGITFDWKELDSVPDCEGRKQAVEQSQTEEGQQGPEAGTSQTAGKSKRGETASGMCVRPDPWLFSKSYTVGSLATHGGQIWEAIRPTNGDMPGMNKPPRWKLVEDHCSMERQ, encoded by the coding sequence ATGATTAGATCTATCCCAGGAAACGCTCACAGCTTCTTTTGCCTGGTTCTGGTCCTTCTGGCCGCCGGCCTGTCTTTGCCGGCTGCCGCAGAACCCTGCGATCCTGAAGAGTCCAAGTGGGTACCCAGCCGCTACTACCCGGCAGGCTCCGCAGTGTTTCACAAGGGCAACTGGTACGAATCCCGCGAACTGCATCAGGGGCTGGAGCCAGGCATTACCTTCGACTGGAAAGAGCTGGATTCTGTGCCGGACTGCGAGGGCCGTAAGCAAGCGGTTGAACAGTCCCAGACCGAAGAAGGTCAACAGGGACCCGAGGCCGGTACCAGCCAGACTGCCGGCAAGAGCAAGCGGGGCGAGACGGCTTCCGGCATGTGCGTCCGGCCCGACCCATGGCTCTTCTCCAAAAGCTACACGGTTGGCAGCCTCGCTACCCATGGCGGTCAGATCTGGGAGGCCATTCGGCCAACCAATGGCGATATGCCCGGCATGAACAAGCCTCCGCGCTGGAAACTGGTGGAGGATCACTGTTCCATGGAGCGACAGTAA